CAATATTATGGAGTACATTTTCCGCCTGGACGAAATGAAGCCGGAGCCCCTGAAGATGTGCAAGATGCAGGTGAATCGCTTCGGCACCGCCTCTGAGCGCAGGCTGAAGTACCAAAGTGCCGAGCACGTCTACGTGGAGAGCCAATTGGACAAGCGTTTGTCCAGGGGCGtcaagtgccacgcccaccaggactgccacttccactccTGCCGGGGATTGTGCGACGAGGAGAAGCAGACCTGCAcgcacatccagcagaacaACAACTTTCAGATCTTCTGCGAGCACATCCTCCTGGGCGGCGGAACCTTTCAGCCCGGCCTCCTCAGCGGCGTGCGGCTCTCCAAGGCGCTGCTGAAGCTGGTCAAGATGTGCGTGCAGCCGCCCAAGGAGCATCAAGTGCCGGGGCGCCAGTGGGCGCCCAACACGCAGCTCGCCCTGAGGCTCTACAACGAGCTGAAGCAACTGCACCAGGCTGCATCCGCGGCATCCGCAGGATCCGAGATTCCCGACGAAGGACAGGCACGTCGGGGAGTCTAAGCCACTTGGGAATTGGTTAGGTCATCTAAGAGACCCGGAGGCGGCGAAAGGTAGATCAATTGGCGTACAGCTGGCTCAAAACTGATAGCATTTTTATAAGTAGacttaattaattacaattaaataaaacaaaaatgctttttattgactacaacaaatgcaaatctCATTGTTTGGCCAATGGAAGAATACTTAATGTAAGTCGGAGTGactctttaaaaataaattaaatccaACCGTATTTTTTCAGACATTTGAATTTCCCGCGTTTCTTCTTCTATGCTACTTACCATTCACCATTCAGTCGAATAAATTTTAGGGTTCCCACTTATTTCAAACTAAGCGCCAAATTTAAATCCCATCTAACCGTCGCGGAtttcaaaatgatttaaatCACGGGGCATcgcaatattaaaaaaacatttccattGAGTATGTTGGGTTTATTCAGCTACTtttgctttattattattcactttgaaaaatttaaattcagaTTACATGCTTTGTTGGTTACATACAATTTGCATAGTGGTTTCtggatatatttatatttatttgcagcCAGCGCCCGGGCCAAAAGTTGATCTCGCCCGGCTTTTCCGGGCTCCTGGCGTTTTCCGAGGGAAAAGCTGTTGCTTACTTGGCTAAAACACAGATTAACACGTTTACTTGATGCTGTTCGCATTGCACTGACGTACACATGATGTCGCAGTTGtaagtaatatatttatagttagTCAGAGTAATTAGATAAACTAAAACACACACTTTAATTACCACAATTATCTAGAATTTCGACAGGGGCTTAAGTACAACAATTAGTTAATCGGTAAGTGccatttatataatataatataatcgAAAAGAATTCAGTATGTTACATGGTTACGGTCGATCGGAGTTGTGAGTTGAGTAGAGTTCCACGAGTTAAGTgcaaaaatgtagaaaatttTGTGGCCATTGAGTTCCCCTCACTGTGCGTTTGCTTGTCATCGGATCATTTAATCATTTGATCATTTGATCCATTGATCCATCAATCCATCGATCCAACCATCCGATCCGTCGTCGCGactttaacatttaattacgAATATGCCGGCGGTTCGTTTCAcaattgttgtaaaaaaatacatttcatgTTTGCTTCCTACATTTAGCTTTGCTAAatcattattgtttttcctCGCACTGATATATGCAACTAGCATTCATATTCATGTTCCAGACTGTAGCCGGCGTCTCGGCATTTCGGTGTGTGCAGGTGCTTCTAAGAGACAAAATCGGATTGAAAGCATTTGGGTGGACAACCGCTTAGTAACTTCGTCTCGTGTTCTTCTATACATATAATCGTTTAATCAAATCCTGGTCCTGTTTGAGTAATTTGCTTGCAAGAGACTTATCCTCGTATGCTACACTGTACATTGGCCTAACTGGCTCCTGCTTACCAACTAACATAAACGCACAGACACCAAAGAGAAATATGCTTCGAAAAATTGTCAAGGGATACAGTTTGGGATTCGCTTAAGTGTTATTATTTAGGTGCTTTGATGACTGCTTAGCCTACAAGGGTTGTGAACTTGTTTTGAACAGAATAACTGAAAATCGGTAAAAAGAatgcgaaaaccaaaaataattaCATCCGAGCaggaattatttttattttgggcaTAGTTTAAAATTAgaataattcaaaacttattGTTTCTGGTTTTGATTACGTTTaaagcttaaatattttatttgtaaatcaTAAAGTACAAATACGCTTTGCATTGCattcaaaaactaaagttaaacttaaattatttcaCGACGTTGTTACACTCGAACGAGTGCCATTACACGAATATCTGCTTTAGTTATGcaaagcaaatcaaattactAAAGTTTAAACTATGATTAACATTTAGCAGTTTAACTAAAACTATGTACCGAAAACTAAGGCTAGAATAGTTATACTCTTACTCTGCGTTCAATGCGAATAAAAAtacgaaacgaaaacgaaatgtAAATTGCTTTTGATTCTGAGTAGTTCTCGGCTGCGGATCGTTAGTAAATCAGACTCGGAAAAGTAAAACTAAGAGCAAAGGAGTCTAATTACGTTAAAAATGCACACAATGTCAAAGGTAATCTTGAGCATATAATACTTTGCGTTTCATACACACAAATCCGGAATCGAAAACAATAACTTAAAGAACAGAAAGGCGGCTCAAACTAAAACCTAAAGGTGGACTGAACGGAAACGCAGTTGATgacgaataaataaattacaattacaagTTACATACAAATTAGGATTGAGTATGCGAGTGTTTCTGGGTGTGAGTGAGCAAAACTATCCGTAAACAAACGCACAGACGGAAAAACAAGTGCGAGGCTAATGCTCACTTGGGTGGCGGAACACCTTTGCCCAAAACACATTTCAATATCATTTTCTCATACTTtcgtttgttgttcttgcttgCTGTTAAGCTTTCCTGCCTTatcatttggaattttttacGCCAACGGCGttcatttgtttttggttgACAGGGGATTGGAGAGCATGAAGATCAGGTcgttctgctgctgcagtaTCTTGTTTAGCATATCGCGCCACCCCGCGTAGTTCTCCTGCGACGCCGCCTGGCAGATGATCGTCATCTCCGGGATCTTGGGGTCGGTCGACCTGATTTGGAAGCGGCAGTCGCCCAGTTCCTTCATTTGCATGTGATTGAGCTGATTGAGTAATATTCAGATATTGTTAACACATTCGAAAGTTCTATGTTTTATTCCACTCACCTGTATGTGCGATCTGTATTTGAATATGGGACTGGCGTACTGGTTCTTGGTCTTCTCAATATCCGCAAAGATGATGATCTGCTGGAAGAGGAACACCTGCAGCTCGCGGTGCTTCTGTGCCGCATCCACCACGCAGTTCATGGGTCCCTGCATCAGCAGGCTTCCTTGGGCGGTTATCTCCCCATCGAAGTCCTGCAAGCTGcgcagcaccaccatcatATCGTTGACCGTCTTGACGACCACCTTCATCTGCTGGTAGGCCTCCTGCAGCATGGGCACCTCCTTGTACAGGCCTGCTCCCTCGGTGGCCTTGATGATCTCCTTGATGAGTAGCTCGTACTTGGTGATTCGCTGCACCGGCTTGATGATCAGGTTACTCAGCTGCGAATTGGGAAGGCAGCGAGAAATTAGTTACACATTCCAACTATGATTAGTTTTAACTTACATCTAGACGATGGCCCAGCTTCTGACGTATGCAATCGAAATACTGATAATGGGCGCTGACTATGTATTCTGACAGCGGTTTGTTGCTGCAATAGGTGTAGTACAGCGCGAACTTGGTGGCTGAGCGCTTGATGAGCGGACCCAGGTCCGCCGGCGACTTTTGGCAGTTGCGCAGGGCTCTTAGGAAGAAGCTGGAAATAGCACGGATATGTTGAATAAGTTGCCCATTTGATATGAAAGGGTGCTCTATACTCACTCCCTGTGCCACTCGTAGATGTCTTTAATATTGTTGAATACCAACTTCATTTTGCCGCCCTTTAGGTCCTCGGGCATGGGTATATCACTGTTCGTGTTGTTAATCTCTGTCATGTAACTGGAAAGAGGATATTCAGAGGTGAGttataaattgaataaatcaCTAACAAACTCGACACGTACCCATTGACGATCTCATGCAGATCCTGGACATACGCCTCCTCCGTGGACATCAGCTCCGCGAAGACGCATTGCCGCTTTTTGAGGGCTGCAGCCTTGTCTGACACAGAGGTGTGGCTCTGGAAAGGAGAAAGGATTTAATTTGCTTTAGATAGAAGCAAACTCCATGGTGGTCGTAGGATTCTCACCTCATCATTGTTGTCGTGGGATCGACCATGGCCGTTGGTGCTGGCATTTTCCACACCTCCGCCTCCATCCACGCGACTGTTGGACTCGTGCTGCTCCTGGAGATTAGAAAACATGCAGGAGGATGGAATTAGTCCTGCGCTCGACACCATCATCGACTGAAGCACTTACCGTGGTCGTCTTGACAATTTCTTCTATTTCCGAAAGTGGATTGCCGTCCATTTTGCCGGGACTGGCCTGCAAGAGGAAGGAAAAGCGGTGGGGAAAACTCAATGATGGTCAGGCCAAATGGATAATGAAAAGTTTGAGCAACGATTATTGCATTATCCCCTTGTGCAGCAGGCGGCTAATTGTAAAACTTGCTCTACCCGTGCAGCACTTGATTCAATAACTTTTTAAGCCAAACAATCTCtattgaaattgaataaaCTATGTATGCTGAATTAGTTGAACTGGCAACATTGCTCATCCGCCGCGTGGCCGCAAACAGAGTTGAGTTGCGTTGAGTTGGGGGAAAACCTCCATCATTTTGTggtaattttcaaaataaacacGTTCTAGACGCTTGCATGTTCAGCTCGAATTGAATCACTcgcttatttttgttttcccacTCGCGAGTTTCGCGCACCCAGGGCCccaaattaatttcacttGCATAAATAAGCAACGTAGctaaacacaaacacacacaaactaaTTTTATAACCAAAATTTGCTTTGGGCTAACATGGTGAAAAGTTCGCCCATCCAGCAGATAACATTGTGTAACTATTGTGCTTCGCGAGCTCAATTTTCCACTCTGTGTACTTGCTGCGATAAGATAAAGAACGGTCAGCTGGTTGGGCTTTGAAAAAGTTGGCAAAAATTGGCAGTAAGTGGAATTTGTCATCGAAAACAACAAACGATTTACAACTGCGATGCAGCTTACAAATAAGCGGAAGAAACAGCTCATGGCACGTGTTGCTTAAAATTCCCGGCGCACAGTggaaactttttatttatttatttttattttttttcgcttttcggcTACCGTTTATGGAGAACTGTCTTTCGAAAATATGGCCTTTATAAGGACTTTGCGGTGACGTCGTCGCATTTTGGCAACGCGAAGCCCGAGAATCTCGAAGAGCGACTGAACGCCGAGCGCTGAACGGTgcgactgactgactggccTAATAGTTTTGCCTGTTGCCCAGCATGTTTAACATACTCGCATGCAGGCATGCCACCCAAACACCCaacacacccacccacccactcacgcacacacagagcGCTTCCCCTTGCGACATCAAAAAGAAACTCTCAATCAACGCTCCGCCAAGAAATTCGTCGCACTCACTCGAGGAAAAGCGCTGAAACACTTGTATCGAATGAGCGAAAGCTAAACAGAGAGATATAGAGATATAGATACGCAAGTTGGGGCATCGAGGCATTGAAGCAGCAGGGGAACTGTCTTTGTGCTCGAgagtgtgtgttttgtgtagATTTGCTGCTGGCACTGTTGTTGCTATGAATTcttaaatacataaattaattCGCATTTCGCGGCGAAATGTTCGAAATGTTCTAGTGGGTGCGAGTGATCGACAAGGAAATACCTCGGGCGGTGGAAAATAACTTATGCATAAAATACAGATTTAACGGGGCGGATGGGGAACTGGCTAAAAGTTCTTTATtgtcaattaaatgcaatattttacGGCGAGCGAGTCAGAATTTTTAGTTGCGATAACAATTTCAGGGGATTCCTTAAAGCAAAGTTCCAGCAGTTTTGAAAAGGAAGTCTGATATCAGCGGCCTCAGAGTTTCACCATGGCTTTCAGCATGTAAAAGCAACAGCTTAAGGGAGGAAcaataaaagccaaaaccaaaggaACAAAGGAACAACAGCCCACGCAATGACGTACCCACATTTAAGTGGTGTGACATTTAATTAGCCTCTTTGAAAAGGGGAGGTGGTCGCCTTGCAACCGCTGATGTCACACACATCGGCCACGGATTCAcggatatatatacatatatatatatatatatatatatatatgaagcACTCGCAAAGGGCGCGAGTTTCGACAGAGAGaactattaaaaattaatgacAATGCAAATAGGCGAACTAAACAAAGGTGGCACAGGAAC
This portion of the Drosophila santomea strain STO CAGO 1482 chromosome 3L, Prin_Dsan_1.1, whole genome shotgun sequence genome encodes:
- the LOC120450264 gene encoding rho guanine nucleotide exchange factor 25 isoform X5, giving the protein MSCFFRLFASPGKMDGNPLSEIEEIVKTTTEQHESNSRVDGGGGVENASTNGHGRSHDNNDESHTSVSDKAAALKKRQCVFAELMSTEEAYVQDLHEIVNGYMTEINNTNSDIPMPEDLKGGKMKLVFNNIKDIYEWHRDFFLRALRNCQKSPADLGPLIKRSATKFALYYTYCSNKPLSEYIVSAHYQYFDCIRQKLGHRLDLSNLIIKPVQRITKYELLIKEIIKATEGAGLYKEVPMLQEAYQQMKVVVKTVNDMMVVLRSLQDFDGEITAQGSLLMQGPMNCVVDAAQKHRELQVFLFQQIIIFADIEKTKNQYASPIFKYRSHIQLNHMQMKELGDCRFQIRSTDPKIPEMTIICQAASQENYAGWRDMLNKILQQQNDLIFMLSNPLSTKNK
- the LOC120450264 gene encoding triple functional domain protein isoform X4; the encoded protein is MCNNNNSDCGHRSRLDKMAENGFHFESATAMPGTAGFCDNNNETSSPHSHAQPNYNSLKIKRSSAPSRPRPKSVYKFFKSISLRVEEKGNGSENENGNGNGNVPVLHHQQSLGGKPSGFKCVCCENVPEARNENPKRRNSFMKELKKRRNWLPLMNRKGTDKPPSSKPLVKKPSEKNLRTPQKHAEELAEQQNQQPGASPATVLPSSQFPSSTQHPGAAGAGDYEPDEEVGLELPPPMKPIQEPHLIANGPPAFAKDAKESSGSMASPGKMDGNPLSEIEEIVKTTTEQHESNSRVDGGGGVENASTNGHGRSHDNNDESHTSVSDKAAALKKRQCVFAELMSTEEAYVQDLHEIVNGYMTEINNTNSDIPMPEDLKGGKMKLVFNNIKDIYEWHRDFFLRALRNCQKSPADLGPLIKRSATKFALYYTYCSNKPLSEYIVSAHYQYFDCIRQKLGHRLDLSNLIIKPVQRITKYELLIKEIIKATEGAGLYKEVPMLQEAYQQMKVVVKTVNDMMVVLRSLQDFDGEITAQGSLLMQGPMNCVVDAAQKHRELQVFLFQQIIIFADIEKTKNQYASPIFKYRSHIQLNHMQMKELGDCRFQIRSTDPKIPEMTIICQAASQENYAGWRDMLNKILQQQNDLIFMLSNPLSTKNK